GGGATGGACGAAGAGCCGATCTGACGATCCACGTCCTGACCGGATTCCCACGGATATTCGATGGCCCGCTCGATGAGGGGATGATCCGCGTGGCCCGGACAAAGGGGCTCGCCGACATCCGTGTCGTTCCCCTGCGCGACTTCGCCGACGACAACCACCGGACCATCGACGACTATCCCTACGGCGGAGGCCCGGGGATGATCCTGAAGGTGGAACCCGTCGCGCGGGCGATCGATTCCCTGCCGCCGCCCGCCGGGACTCGCCGCGAAACGATACTCCTGACCCCGCAGGGGGAGAGGCTCGACCAGGAGCTGGTCAAGAAGCTCCTCTTCTCGGGCGATCTGGTGCTTCTCTCCGGACGCTACAAGGGAGTGGACGAGAGGGTGCGCGCCTTCGCGACCCGGGAGGTCTCCATCGGCGACTACGTCCTCTCCGGGGGAGAGTTCGCGGCGCTTGTGTTGATCGATGCGGTGGTGCGGCTTGTGCCAGGCGTCCTCGGCTCCTTCGACTCGGCCGCCGGAGATTCGTTCGAGACCGGATTGCTCGACTGCGGCTACTACACGAGACCCGAGGAGTTCCGGGGGATGAAGGTCCCCGATCTCCTCCTCTCGGGAGACCATGGTGCGATCGAGCGCTGGCGCCGGCGCGACGCGCTCGCCCGCTCTCTGAGCCGCAGGCCCGACCTGCTTGGACGGGCCGACTTGAGCGGAGAGGATCACCTTCTTCTGCAGGAGCTGGGCTGGGAAGGGGCCTCCCCGCCCCCCGCGAAAAAGCGGCGGAAAAGGTAGCCCGTTTGTGGTCTAATAGGGAGTCGCTTTGGAATCTCAAGGAGTTTGATGATGGATCTGCTCAAGAAAGTCGAGGCCCCTCATGTGCGGGCCGATCTGCCCCGGTTCGGTCCGGGGGACACCGTTCGAGTTCACGTGAAGGTGATCGAGGGGGACAAGGAGAGGACGCAGGTCTTCCAGGGAACCGTGCTTGGCCTTCGGGGCAGCGGCCTCGGCCGGAGCTTCACGGTTCGCAAGGTCACCGATGGGGTCGGAGTCGAGAGGATCTTCCCGATCCACTCGCCGAGCATCGCGAAGGTCGAGGTCACGCGGCTCGGCAGGGTGCGCCGCGCGAAGCTCTCCTATCTGAAGGAGCTCAAGGGGAAGTCGGCCCGGATCCGGGAACGTGAGAGGGGAAGCAAGGAAACCACGGCAAGCTGAGCGGCGTCCGGGGCACAGGCTCCCGAGCGGCAGATGGGAAGCGGCCCTGCGGCGAGCGGGGTCGCTTCGTGTCGCAGGAACGGATGAGGTCGGGCGGGGCTGTCTTGCGGGGCCGGTGGTCGCGGCGGCGGTGATCCTCAAGCCCAATCGTCCGATCCCGGGATTGCGCGACTCCAAGCTTCTCTCGCCGGGGGAACGAAGGCGCCTCGTTCCGTTGATCCTAGCCGCTTGCGAGGCGTTCGGAGTCGGCTCGGCGTCCGTCCATGAGATCGACAGGTTGAACATCCGCCGCGCTTCCTTCCGCGCCATGCTTCGCGCCATCGCCCGCCTTCGTCCTCCGCCGGACCATCTGATCGTTGATGGCTTCGCCATCCCGGGGCTCGCGATCGCCCAGACGCCTCTGGTCTCGGGGGACCGTCTCTGCCGGAGCGTCGCGGCCGCCTCCGTCCTCGCGAAGGTCCTTCGCGATCGGCGGATGGACCGTCTCCACCTTCTCTATCCGGCCTATCGATTCCAGGAGAACCGCGGATATCCGACGCCGGAGCACCTGCGCGCGCTCGAAGCCTACGGCCCCTGCCCCCTCCATCGACGGAGCTTCGCGCCGGTGAGGCGGCTCCTGGAAGGCCCGCTCAGTCTCCCCCTCTGACCGAGCCGGCACGGAGTCTGCTCACGCCTCCATGGATGGAGTCTCGATGCGGGAATGCCGAGCGGTCGGCGCGGGGCGCGGCCGCCGAGACGATCGCGGCCGCCTACCTTCGCCTGCGCGGCTGCGAAATTGTGGGACGCAACGTCAGGGCCGGAGGAGGCGAGATCGACATCGTGGCCCGCCGCGGCGACTGGCTCCTCCTTGTGGAGGTCCGCTTCCGGCGAGATGATCGCTTCGGCCTGCCGGTGGAAACGATCCGGGGGCGAAAGCGCGACGCGATCCGCCGGGCCGCCCACGCCTATCTGTCCGGAGCGGGCGGCCGGCCCGCCTGTTGGAGATGCGACATCGTCTCCGTCGATTTGCTTGGCGACGGTGACATGAGGGTGCGCCACTACCCGAACGCGATCCCTCTCTGAACCCCCCTCAAGGCCCAGCCGCACCCCCGAACCCCGGTATTGACACGGGGCGCCCTTGTGACTAGATTCTCGTGCGGCCCCGGAGCGGCCATGTCTCGGGTGTGGGGGGAGGGGTTCAGGTGCTGACTTTATGGCAGTCCGCGACCTCCGGTCGTCCAGGGATTGGCACGATGCTGGAGCGGGTTCTGAGGATGTCTCCGGGGCCAGTTTCCTCTTGGATTCGGGATCTTCGCGAAACCGGTTGACCGCTCTCGCCCTGCCCTGTCAGTTTCAACCATATCAATGGGTTGCCGTTCCTGAGAGGGAGGCTCTCTTGGCGTCGCGCCGGACCGATGAGATCGAGGATCTCGCGCAGAGAGTGAGGAGTGGGGACCGCAGGGCGATCTCGCGGGCCATTTCTTGGATCGAGGATCAGACGCCCGCTGGCCGCAAGCTCCTCGATCGCCTCTACTCCCCGCGTCCCCGCTCCCACCGGGTGGGGATCACGGGGCCGCCCGGATCGGGCAAGAGCACGATCGTCAGCGAGCTGACGCGCCTCCTGCGCGCGCGCGGCGAGCAGGTCGGGATCCTCGCGGTCGATCCATCGAGCCCGTTCACGGGTGGCGCGATCCTCGGAGATCGGATCCGGATGCAGTCCCATCAGGGCGATCCGGGTGTCTTCATCAGGAGCATGGCCAGCCGAGGCAGCCTCGGCGGGCTCGCCACCGCGACCTACGAGGCGAGCGAGGCGCTCGAGGCCGCCGGATGCTCCCGGATCCTCTTCGAGACGGTCGGCGTCGGCCAGTCGGAGCTCGAGATCATCGAGGCGGCCGACACGACGGTTCTGGTCCTGGTGCCCGAATCGGGGGACGGCGTGCAAGTGATGAAGGCCGGGCTCATGGAGGCCGGCGACATCTTCGTGATCAACAAGTCCGATCGCGAAGGAGGGGATCGTCTCCACAAGGAGATCTCCCTCATGATCGAGATGGGGCGAGAGCGCCGCGGGGCGGTCGCCGCGCCGTCATCCGCCGGGCTCGGGCTGCCCCGGGATCGGGGCCTTGCGCGAGGGGTTTCCGAGACGGCGTGGGAGAGGCGGATCTGCCGCACCGTCGCGCTGCGGGGCGAGGGGATGGACGATCTCCTCGCATCCATCGAGGCGCATCGCGACCAGATCCAGTCCGACGCCGCGGTCTGGTCGGCGCGACAGGAGCAGCGGCTCGACTCGCGGCTGCGCACCCAGCTCCGCGATCGAATCCTCCACGGCCTCTGGAAGGCCGGACATCTGGAGGAGTGGATAGGCGATGGGCTGGGCCGGATCCGCAGGGGGGAGATATCCCCCTACGGACTGGTGGACGAGCTCGTGCGGAGGCTCTTGCCTGAGGATCGGCCGGCCGGCATCGAGGCCGGCAAGGGAGGGGATCGATGAGCACGGAGAAGATCCGGATCCTGGTGGCGAAGCCGGGGCTGGACGGCCACGATCGCGGCGCGAAGGTGATCGCGACCGCCTTTCGCGACGCAGGCTTCGAAGTCATCTACACCGGCCTCCATCAGACGCCCGAGATGATCGTCGACGCGGCGATACAGGAAGATGTCGACATCGTCTCGCTGAGCATCCTGTCAGGCGCGCACATGACCCTCTTCGCGCGGATCCTGGATCTTCTCCGCGAGCGCGGGGCAGCGGACATCCACGTGATGGGGGGCGGGATCATCCCGGAGGAGGACATCGTCAAGCT
The genomic region above belongs to Candidatus Eisenbacteria bacterium and contains:
- the trmD gene encoding tRNA (guanosine(37)-N1)-methyltransferase TrmD gives rise to the protein MTIHVLTGFPRIFDGPLDEGMIRVARTKGLADIRVVPLRDFADDNHRTIDDYPYGGGPGMILKVEPVARAIDSLPPPAGTRRETILLTPQGERLDQELVKKLLFSGDLVLLSGRYKGVDERVRAFATREVSIGDYVLSGGEFAALVLIDAVVRLVPGVLGSFDSAAGDSFETGLLDCGYYTRPEEFRGMKVPDLLLSGDHGAIERWRRRDALARSLSRRPDLLGRADLSGEDHLLLQELGWEGASPPPAKKRRKR
- the rplS gene encoding 50S ribosomal protein L19 — encoded protein: MDLLKKVEAPHVRADLPRFGPGDTVRVHVKVIEGDKERTQVFQGTVLGLRGSGLGRSFTVRKVTDGVGVERIFPIHSPSIAKVEVTRLGRVRRAKLSYLKELKGKSARIRERERGSKETTAS
- a CDS encoding ribonuclease HII — its product is MRGEARKPRQAERRPGHRLPSGRWEAALRRAGSLRVAGTDEVGRGCLAGPVVAAAVILKPNRPIPGLRDSKLLSPGERRRLVPLILAACEAFGVGSASVHEIDRLNIRRASFRAMLRAIARLRPPPDHLIVDGFAIPGLAIAQTPLVSGDRLCRSVAAASVLAKVLRDRRMDRLHLLYPAYRFQENRGYPTPEHLRALEAYGPCPLHRRSFAPVRRLLEGPLSLPL
- a CDS encoding YraN family protein, giving the protein MESRCGNAERSARGAAAETIAAAYLRLRGCEIVGRNVRAGGGEIDIVARRGDWLLLVEVRFRRDDRFGLPVETIRGRKRDAIRRAAHAYLSGAGGRPACWRCDIVSVDLLGDGDMRVRHYPNAIPL
- the meaB gene encoding methylmalonyl Co-A mutase-associated GTPase MeaB → MAVRDLRSSRDWHDAGAGSEDVSGASFLLDSGSSRNRLTALALPCQFQPYQWVAVPEREALLASRRTDEIEDLAQRVRSGDRRAISRAISWIEDQTPAGRKLLDRLYSPRPRSHRVGITGPPGSGKSTIVSELTRLLRARGEQVGILAVDPSSPFTGGAILGDRIRMQSHQGDPGVFIRSMASRGSLGGLATATYEASEALEAAGCSRILFETVGVGQSELEIIEAADTTVLVLVPESGDGVQVMKAGLMEAGDIFVINKSDREGGDRLHKEISLMIEMGRERRGAVAAPSSAGLGLPRDRGLARGVSETAWERRICRTVALRGEGMDDLLASIEAHRDQIQSDAAVWSARQEQRLDSRLRTQLRDRILHGLWKAGHLEEWIGDGLGRIRRGEISPYGLVDELVRRLLPEDRPAGIEAGKGGDR
- a CDS encoding cobalamin B12-binding domain-containing protein — translated: MSTEKIRILVAKPGLDGHDRGAKVIATAFRDAGFEVIYTGLHQTPEMIVDAAIQEDVDIVSLSILSGAHMTLFARILDLLRERGAADIHVMGGGIIPEEDIVKLREMGVGAIFGPGTATSEPIDYIRRWREESAGREGGRG